From Acidimicrobiales bacterium, one genomic window encodes:
- a CDS encoding roadblock/LC7 domain-containing protein has protein sequence MSNMSTAATNVNWLVANFVERVPGVSEAVVVSSDGLPMAMSGGLDRDAADRFAAVASGLIGLAYGAAGRFGGGRVNEIIIEMENAFLFVTGVSDGSCLAVVAESDCDVGLVGYEMAVLVDKTGPFLTPELRAELQSALPR, from the coding sequence ATGAGCAACATGAGCACCGCAGCGACGAACGTCAACTGGCTGGTGGCCAACTTCGTCGAGCGGGTCCCTGGTGTCAGCGAGGCCGTCGTGGTCTCATCCGACGGCCTCCCGATGGCGATGTCCGGCGGTCTCGACCGCGACGCCGCCGACCGGTTCGCCGCAGTCGCCTCCGGTCTGATCGGACTCGCCTACGGCGCGGCCGGTCGCTTCGGCGGTGGCCGCGTCAACGAGATCATCATCGAGATGGAGAACGCGTTCCTCTTCGTCACCGGGGTCAGCGACGGGTCCTGCCTCGCCGTGGTCGCCGAGTCGGACTGCGATGTCGGACTCGTCGGCTATGAGATGGCCGTGCTGGTCGACAAGACCGGTCCGTTCCTCACCCCCGAACTCCGCGCCGAACTCCAGAGCGCACTTCCCCGATGA
- a CDS encoding glutamate synthase subunit beta gives MGDPRGFLKHDRELPTRRPVPVRLRDWKEVYDPFPEEKLREQASRCMDCGIPFCNNGCPLGNIIPDWNDLTYRGHWRDAIDRLHATNNFPEFTGRLCPAPCETACVLGIHEPPVTIKRIEVEIIDRAWAEGWVKPEIPVVSTGKSVAVVGSGPAGLAAAQQLTRAGHRVVVYERADRPGGLLRYGIPEFKMEKRHLDRRLQQTEAEGTEFRCNISVGVDVSADELRAEHDAVVLACGATQARDLSIPGRELGGIHQAMEFLPIANHVQEGDLDAPTLSAEGKDVIIIGGGDTGADCLGTSLRQNAASIHQFEIMPRPPDERPDANPWPTWPVIYRVSSAHEEGGEREYAINTVEFVGDDDGNVAHLRTVRVEQVFEDGRMSFEPIAGSEQDFPAQLVLLAMGFTGPEQGALTEQFGVELDGRGNVVRDDSWATNVDGVFVCGDMGRGQSLIVWAIAEGRSAAAAVDTWLMDETQLPAPILPTAAPLR, from the coding sequence ATGGGCGACCCACGAGGATTTCTGAAGCACGACCGTGAGCTCCCGACCCGCCGACCCGTTCCGGTCCGGTTGCGGGACTGGAAAGAGGTCTACGACCCGTTTCCCGAGGAGAAACTGCGCGAGCAGGCCAGCCGCTGCATGGACTGCGGCATCCCGTTCTGCAACAACGGCTGTCCACTGGGCAACATCATCCCCGACTGGAACGATCTGACGTACCGGGGGCACTGGCGCGACGCGATCGACCGGCTCCACGCCACCAACAACTTCCCCGAGTTCACCGGCCGGCTCTGCCCGGCCCCGTGCGAGACCGCGTGTGTGCTCGGCATCCACGAACCCCCGGTGACGATCAAGCGCATCGAGGTCGAGATCATCGACCGCGCGTGGGCCGAAGGGTGGGTCAAGCCGGAGATCCCGGTCGTCTCGACGGGCAAGTCCGTCGCAGTGGTCGGGTCCGGCCCAGCCGGACTCGCAGCGGCCCAGCAGCTGACGCGGGCCGGCCATCGGGTCGTCGTCTACGAACGAGCCGACCGGCCGGGTGGACTGCTGCGCTACGGCATCCCGGAGTTCAAGATGGAGAAGCGCCATCTCGACCGTCGGCTCCAGCAGACGGAGGCCGAGGGAACCGAGTTCCGCTGCAACATCAGTGTCGGCGTCGACGTCTCGGCCGACGAACTGCGCGCCGAGCACGATGCCGTCGTGCTGGCCTGCGGCGCAACCCAGGCGCGCGACCTCTCGATTCCGGGGCGCGAGCTGGGCGGAATCCATCAGGCGATGGAGTTCCTCCCGATCGCCAATCACGTCCAGGAGGGCGACCTCGACGCCCCGACCCTCTCGGCCGAGGGCAAGGACGTCATCATCATCGGAGGCGGCGACACCGGCGCCGACTGTCTCGGCACCTCGCTGCGCCAGAACGCGGCATCGATCCACCAGTTCGAGATCATGCCCCGCCCGCCCGACGAGCGACCCGACGCGAACCCGTGGCCGACATGGCCGGTGATCTACCGGGTCAGTTCCGCCCACGAGGAGGGCGGCGAGCGGGAGTACGCCATCAACACGGTCGAGTTCGTCGGCGACGACGACGGGAACGTGGCGCACCTGCGGACGGTACGGGTCGAGCAGGTGTTCGAGGACGGCCGGATGAGCTTCGAGCCGATCGCCGGCTCGGAGCAGGACTTCCCGGCGCAGCTGGTGCTGTTGGCCATGGGCTTCACCGGGCCCGAGCAGGGTGCGCTGACCGAGCAGTTCGGCGTGGAGCTCGACGGCCGGGGCAATGTCGTTCGCGACGATTCCTGGGCCACCAACGTCGACGGTGTCTTCGTCTGCGGCGACATGGGACGGGGCCAGAGCCTCATCGTCTGGGCGATCGCCGAGGGCCGCTCCGCAGCCGCCGCGGTCGATACCTGGCTGATGGACGAGACCCAATTGCCGGCACCGATCCTGCCGACCGCGGCCCCGCTTCGGTAG
- a CDS encoding ATP-binding protein — protein MLKRIKVRGKLLLLLATPLVAVMVFAYSGIVDRTERTDFQEGEARIAELADAGADLSLSIQIERIRVLELERGLVEGDDVLTAERAQTNAQLARWIDAIDNARGELSDAQLVAEFDDLAERLPTTLSTERGSDAVMGTLLAGASRAIDDATIALAGQAGDLDLLRSLTDLNELIRMQSAYATITSVGSEAIFQDQLSAVAVTLISEAERNAENSTLAFSASADAAYLTSLERLKNSGVIPNALTRIDTVADIQSYIGGTTEGGALAWLEQGEAQLRGLNDIIGDLASDATLRAQDEAATANEEAQSFLILAGSVVLLALVMAVIIGRSISRPLIRLTRSAEQLSAEELPALVESMRSAGRAEAPVLTPIEAKGRDEVAQLAHAISEIQQVTIDVAEEQTDLLRRGIADIFVNLARRNQSLLDRQIDFIDQLESREENPDQLENLFRLDHLATRMRRNAESLLVLAGAEPTRRRGRPVEIADVLRVAMGEIEDFSRIQLMDVDSSTVAGSVAVDLAHLMSELMENATQFSPPDVSVEVVGYRIADDSYQLTLTDRGIGMSAEQIATANKTLAEPPLVGLDLSRSLGFTVVSRLAHRLGVTVQLASGAEGGVTAVITIPSEMVGRGDESIDAPTADEIADVVSVEDPTDEPASTMDPVPSEAFGLEALAEPTPLPDELQANPFFGGPPVFDAPAAAAETPDTTPEPVDASNDGLAKLPTRQPKTPQASPEPQTPAAAAPAAPADGDLFAAFGSPAGVPAAPSDPAADLFAPIDAGSSLPQRTPTAPEADPPTAPPPLPTRDPAAVGTVSPQVTSAGLIRRTPKQIDVPEESKYSPGASSATSPSSQIAPAANRSPDEVRQMLSRYRAGLRKGRAPEPGNDQPNRRS, from the coding sequence ATGCTCAAGAGGATCAAGGTTCGAGGCAAGCTCCTGCTGCTGCTCGCTACGCCGCTCGTCGCCGTCATGGTGTTCGCATATTCCGGCATCGTCGATCGCACGGAGCGGACCGACTTCCAGGAGGGTGAGGCCCGCATCGCCGAACTTGCCGACGCGGGCGCCGATCTCTCCCTGTCGATCCAGATCGAACGCATCCGGGTCCTCGAACTCGAACGTGGCCTCGTCGAGGGCGACGACGTCCTCACCGCCGAGCGGGCGCAGACCAACGCCCAGCTCGCGCGATGGATCGACGCCATCGACAACGCCCGCGGGGAACTGTCCGATGCGCAGCTCGTCGCCGAGTTCGATGACCTCGCCGAACGACTCCCGACCACGCTGTCCACCGAACGCGGGTCCGACGCCGTCATGGGCACGCTCCTCGCCGGCGCCAGCCGTGCCATCGACGATGCCACCATCGCTCTGGCCGGCCAGGCCGGGGACCTCGACCTGTTGCGATCGTTGACCGACCTCAACGAGCTGATCCGGATGCAATCCGCCTATGCGACCATCACCTCCGTGGGTTCGGAGGCGATCTTCCAGGACCAGCTCAGCGCCGTTGCGGTGACCCTCATCTCGGAAGCCGAACGCAACGCCGAGAACAGCACACTCGCCTTCTCGGCCAGCGCCGACGCCGCCTACCTGACGAGTCTCGAGCGCCTGAAGAACAGCGGCGTCATCCCGAACGCACTCACCCGTATCGACACGGTCGCCGACATCCAGAGCTACATCGGCGGAACGACCGAGGGCGGCGCGCTCGCATGGCTCGAGCAGGGCGAAGCCCAGCTGCGGGGCCTCAACGACATCATCGGCGACCTGGCCTCGGACGCGACCCTGCGGGCCCAGGATGAAGCCGCGACCGCCAACGAGGAAGCCCAGTCGTTCCTCATCCTGGCGGGATCCGTGGTGCTGCTCGCCCTCGTCATGGCGGTCATCATCGGGCGCTCCATCAGCCGGCCCCTCATCCGTCTGACCCGGAGCGCAGAGCAACTGTCGGCCGAGGAGCTGCCCGCACTCGTCGAGTCGATGCGCAGCGCCGGTCGGGCCGAGGCCCCCGTGCTCACGCCGATCGAGGCCAAGGGGCGCGACGAGGTCGCCCAGCTCGCCCACGCCATCTCCGAGATCCAGCAGGTGACGATCGACGTGGCCGAGGAGCAGACCGATCTGCTCCGCCGAGGCATCGCGGACATCTTCGTGAACCTGGCCCGACGCAACCAGAGCCTCCTCGACCGCCAGATCGACTTCATCGACCAGCTCGAATCGCGAGAAGAGAACCCCGACCAGCTCGAGAACCTCTTCCGGCTCGACCATCTCGCCACCCGCATGCGCCGCAACGCGGAGTCGTTGCTCGTGCTGGCCGGCGCGGAGCCGACCCGTCGACGCGGCCGCCCGGTCGAGATCGCCGACGTGCTCCGTGTGGCCATGGGCGAGATCGAGGATTTCAGCCGTATCCAGCTCATGGATGTCGACTCCTCGACCGTGGCCGGTTCGGTCGCCGTCGACCTCGCGCACCTGATGTCGGAGCTGATGGAGAACGCGACACAGTTCTCACCCCCCGATGTCAGCGTCGAAGTCGTCGGCTACCGCATCGCCGACGACAGCTATCAGCTCACGCTGACCGACAGGGGCATCGGCATGAGCGCGGAGCAGATCGCCACTGCCAACAAGACCCTGGCCGAGCCGCCTCTCGTCGGCCTCGACCTGAGCCGTTCACTGGGCTTCACCGTCGTGTCTCGGCTCGCCCATCGACTCGGCGTCACCGTGCAGCTGGCCTCCGGCGCCGAGGGCGGTGTCACCGCCGTCATCACGATTCCGTCCGAGATGGTGGGTCGAGGCGACGAGAGCATCGACGCACCGACGGCCGATGAGATCGCCGACGTCGTCTCGGTGGAGGACCCGACCGACGAACCGGCATCCACGATGGACCCGGTCCCCTCGGAAGCGTTCGGCCTCGAAGCCCTCGCCGAGCCGACCCCGTTGCCGGACGAGCTCCAGGCCAACCCGTTCTTCGGTGGTCCACCGGTCTTCGACGCCCCCGCCGCGGCGGCCGAGACCCCCGACACCACACCCGAGCCGGTCGACGCATCGAACGACGGGCTGGCCAAACTGCCGACCCGCCAGCCGAAGACGCCCCAGGCTTCACCCGAGCCACAGACGCCCGCGGCGGCCGCACCGGCCGCACCGGCCGACGGCGATCTGTTCGCCGCCTTCGGCAGCCCGGCCGGCGTTCCCGCAGCCCCGAGCGATCCGGCCGCCGACCTCTTCGCCCCGATCGACGCCGGTTCGAGCTTGCCCCAGCGCACGCCGACGGCACCTGAGGCCGATCCGCCCACCGCACCTCCGCCGCTGCCGACCCGCGATCCCGCTGCCGTCGGGACCGTGTCGCCCCAGGTCACCAGCGCAGGGCTGATCCGCCGCACCCCCAAGCAGATCGATGTGCCCGAGGAGTCGAAGTACTCGCCGGGCGCGAGCTCGGCGACGTCACCGTCGTCGCAAATCGCACCTGCGGCCAACCGGTCGCCGGACGAAGTCCGCCAGATGCTGTCGCGATACCGCGCCGGTCTGCGCAAGGGACGAGCCCCCGAACCGGGCAACGATCAACCGAACCGACGGAGCTGA
- a CDS encoding ATP/GTP-binding protein — translation MVFKRSEKHEAAPSGNVPLPVKIVVAGGYAVGKTTFVGSISEIEPLTTEASLTSHSQGVDIAGEAAKKSTTVAMDFGRISLGDDLILYLFGTPGQDRFHFMWDDLVRGAIGAVVVVDTSRLEDCFAAVDYFESAGIPFVVAINAFFGRIHHSMADVREALAIPADVPMMVTDARDRASTKGVLLELVQHALTKATTTV, via the coding sequence ATGGTCTTCAAGCGCTCTGAGAAGCACGAGGCCGCACCCAGCGGCAACGTCCCTCTTCCCGTCAAGATCGTCGTGGCCGGCGGCTACGCGGTCGGCAAGACGACCTTCGTGGGGTCGATCTCCGAGATCGAGCCCCTCACCACCGAGGCGTCGTTGACATCGCACAGCCAGGGCGTCGACATCGCCGGCGAAGCGGCGAAGAAGTCGACCACCGTGGCGATGGACTTCGGTCGGATCAGCCTCGGCGACGACCTCATCCTCTACCTGTTCGGTACGCCGGGGCAGGATCGGTTCCACTTCATGTGGGACGACCTCGTACGCGGTGCGATCGGCGCCGTCGTCGTGGTCGACACCTCCCGTCTGGAGGACTGCTTCGCCGCCGTCGACTACTTCGAGTCGGCCGGCATCCCGTTCGTCGTTGCGATCAACGCGTTCTTCGGCCGGATCCACCACTCGATGGCCGATGTCCGTGAGGCCCTGGCCATCCCGGCCGACGTGCCGATGATGGTCACCGATGCCCGCGACCGCGCATCGACCAAGGGCGTCCTGCTCGAACTGGTCCAGCACGCCCTCACGAAGGCCACGACGACCGTCTAG
- the gltB gene encoding glutamate synthase large subunit produces MAGDLPPRQGLYDPRHEHDACGVSFVCDMHGRATHDIVMTGIGALCNMEHRGAQGADINTGDGAGILIQVPDRFYRDVLPFELPPKGEYATGIAFLPQDKAVAMIAAEAVERILDEEGLEVLGWRDVATDESMLGSASLMTIPTFRQVFVRGYDADGAPLSGIALDRPAFIARKRIEHEISVPAGADELNEAMGGASETHDGVYFPSLSSRTIVYKGMLTTPQLAAFYPDLTDERVESALALVHSRFSTNTFPSWPLAHPYRIVAHNGEINTIQGNRNWMRAREALLSTPNLPGLERAFPICTPGASDTAGLDEALELLVLGGIPLEEAVLMMIPEPWEHHEEMDAGPKAFYRYNATRMEPWDGPASIAFTDGRVMGAVLDRNGLRPSRYWVTDEGLVIMASEVGVVEIPQSKVVEKGRLQPGRMFLIDTEEGRIVRDDEIKARIAAARPYGEWLDQHLVTLHDLPEGTPRRGEEGTLVQRQQTFGYTLEEKKLLIAPMARDGYEAMGSMGTDTPIAVLSKRSRQLGDYFQQLFAQVTNPPLDAIRERIITSTFARIGPEGNLFDPQPDSCRTIHLDNPVIVDEDLARLAALDGSDGPDGFRSEIISTLYPVADGADGLAAAIERVRMEASAAIAAGATVLILSDRGTNETMAAIPSLLATSGLHHHLVREQTRTRAGLVVETGDVRECHQICLLIGYGANAINPYLAFETIDEMIANGDHGLDPSMDRDTAHRNFVKAAGTGILKVMSKMGISTVASYTGAQIFEAIGLHSSVVDEYFTGTVSRLDGVGLDVLAEEVATRHRLAFPSNPTERAHRTLEVGGEYQWRREGEYHLFNPETVFKLQHATREGRYDIFKEYTSRVNDQAKNLGTLRGLFKLRSAERPSVPLEDVESVESIVRRFSTGAMSYGSISAEAHETLAIAMNRIGAKSNTGEGGEDARRFSPDENGDLRRSAIKQAASGRFGVTSEYLVNADDIQIKMAQGAKPGEGGQLPGHKVYPWIAETRHSTPGVGLISPPPHHDIYSIEDLAQLIHDLKNANPKARIHVKLVAEVGVGTVAAGVSKAHADVVLISGHDGGTGASPQTSIKHAGGPWELGLAETQQTLLLNDLRDRIVVQCDGQLKTGRDVMIAALLGAEEFGFATAPLVVMGCVMMRVCHLDTCPVGVATQNPELRAKFSGTPEFVVNFFEFIAEEVRELMAELGFRNLDEAIGQVEALDVTDAVEHWKADGLDLSPILFLPEIARESRRHQWKDQDHGLERALDQTLIQLAEGALTDGRPVTIDIPIRNVNRTVGTLLGFEVTTRHGGAGLPNDTIVVNFTGSAGNSFGAFLPRGITLRLSGDANDYVGKGLSGGRIVVRPSDDARFLAEENVIAGNVILYGATGGEAFLRGVVGERFCVRNSGAIAVVEAVGDHGCEYMTGGRAVILGPTGRNFAAGMSGGIAYVHDPDGVFPARVNHEMVDLETLDDEDLAWLRDRVEKHRHETGSEVAARILADWGTTAGEFVKVMPTDYRRVLEAAAAAREAGEDETEAIMAASRG; encoded by the coding sequence GAGCTTCGTCTGTGACATGCACGGCCGGGCCACCCACGACATCGTCATGACCGGCATCGGTGCACTGTGCAACATGGAGCACCGTGGCGCCCAGGGCGCCGACATCAACACGGGCGACGGCGCCGGAATCCTCATCCAGGTGCCCGATCGGTTCTATCGCGACGTGCTGCCGTTCGAACTGCCACCGAAGGGCGAATACGCCACCGGCATCGCCTTCCTCCCGCAGGACAAGGCCGTGGCGATGATCGCGGCGGAAGCCGTCGAGCGCATCCTCGACGAGGAGGGGCTCGAGGTTCTCGGCTGGCGCGACGTCGCCACCGACGAGTCGATGCTGGGTTCGGCGTCGCTGATGACGATTCCGACGTTTCGTCAGGTCTTCGTTCGCGGCTACGACGCCGACGGTGCGCCGCTCTCGGGCATCGCCCTGGATCGGCCGGCTTTCATCGCCCGCAAGCGCATCGAACACGAGATCTCCGTCCCCGCCGGCGCCGACGAGCTCAACGAAGCCATGGGCGGCGCCTCCGAGACCCACGACGGCGTCTACTTCCCGTCGCTCAGCAGCCGCACGATCGTCTACAAGGGCATGCTGACCACCCCTCAGCTGGCGGCGTTCTATCCCGACCTCACCGATGAGCGCGTCGAGAGCGCACTCGCACTGGTCCATTCCCGGTTCTCGACCAACACCTTCCCGTCGTGGCCGCTGGCCCATCCCTACCGGATCGTCGCCCACAACGGTGAGATCAACACGATTCAGGGCAATCGCAACTGGATGCGGGCCCGCGAGGCGCTGCTGTCCACGCCGAACCTTCCCGGGCTCGAGCGGGCGTTCCCGATCTGCACTCCGGGAGCATCCGACACCGCGGGCCTCGACGAGGCGCTCGAGCTGTTGGTCCTCGGCGGGATTCCGCTCGAAGAGGCCGTGCTGATGATGATCCCCGAACCGTGGGAACACCACGAGGAGATGGACGCCGGCCCCAAGGCGTTCTATCGGTACAACGCGACCCGGATGGAGCCGTGGGACGGCCCCGCCTCCATCGCCTTCACCGACGGTCGCGTCATGGGCGCGGTGCTCGACCGCAACGGACTCCGCCCATCGCGCTACTGGGTCACCGACGAGGGCCTCGTCATCATGGCGAGTGAGGTCGGCGTCGTCGAGATCCCCCAGAGCAAGGTGGTCGAGAAGGGCCGACTCCAGCCCGGTCGGATGTTCCTCATCGACACCGAAGAGGGACGGATCGTCCGCGACGACGAGATCAAGGCCCGCATCGCCGCGGCGCGGCCCTACGGCGAGTGGCTCGATCAGCACCTCGTCACGCTCCACGACCTCCCCGAGGGAACACCACGCCGCGGTGAGGAGGGGACACTGGTCCAGCGCCAGCAGACCTTCGGCTACACCCTCGAGGAGAAGAAGCTCCTCATCGCACCGATGGCAAGGGACGGCTACGAGGCGATGGGTTCGATGGGCACCGACACCCCGATCGCCGTGCTCTCGAAGCGTTCGCGCCAACTCGGCGACTACTTCCAGCAGCTCTTCGCCCAGGTGACCAACCCGCCGCTCGACGCGATCCGCGAGCGGATCATCACCTCGACCTTCGCCCGGATCGGTCCCGAGGGGAACCTGTTCGACCCACAACCCGACTCATGTCGCACGATCCACCTCGACAACCCGGTTATCGTCGACGAGGACCTCGCCCGCCTCGCCGCTCTCGACGGCAGCGACGGCCCGGACGGCTTCCGATCCGAGATCATCTCGACCCTCTATCCCGTGGCCGACGGCGCCGACGGCCTCGCCGCCGCGATCGAGCGGGTCCGGATGGAGGCATCGGCCGCGATCGCGGCCGGCGCCACCGTGCTCATCCTGTCCGACCGCGGAACCAACGAGACGATGGCGGCGATCCCGTCGCTGCTCGCCACCAGCGGGCTCCATCACCACCTCGTGCGTGAGCAGACCCGCACCCGGGCCGGACTCGTCGTCGAGACCGGCGACGTCCGGGAGTGTCACCAGATCTGTCTGCTGATCGGCTACGGCGCCAACGCGATCAACCCGTATCTGGCGTTCGAGACCATCGACGAGATGATCGCCAACGGCGACCACGGCCTCGACCCGTCGATGGATCGCGACACCGCCCACCGCAACTTCGTGAAGGCCGCCGGTACCGGGATCCTCAAGGTGATGTCGAAGATGGGGATCTCGACGGTGGCGTCGTATACCGGTGCACAGATCTTCGAGGCCATCGGCCTGCACTCGTCGGTCGTCGACGAGTACTTCACGGGCACCGTGAGTCGACTCGACGGCGTCGGCCTCGACGTCCTCGCCGAAGAGGTCGCGACCCGCCACCGGCTCGCCTTCCCGAGCAACCCCACCGAGCGGGCCCACCGCACGCTCGAGGTGGGCGGCGAGTACCAGTGGCGCCGCGAGGGTGAATACCACCTGTTCAACCCCGAAACCGTCTTCAAACTGCAGCACGCCACGCGTGAGGGCCGCTACGACATCTTCAAGGAATACACCAGCAGGGTGAACGACCAGGCCAAGAACCTGGGCACGCTCCGTGGCCTGTTCAAGCTCCGTTCCGCCGAACGCCCGTCCGTTCCGCTCGAGGACGTCGAGTCCGTCGAGTCGATCGTGCGCCGCTTCTCGACCGGAGCGATGAGCTACGGGTCGATCTCTGCGGAGGCGCACGAGACCCTCGCCATCGCGATGAACCGAATCGGGGCGAAGTCCAACACCGGCGAGGGCGGAGAGGATGCCCGACGGTTCTCGCCGGACGAGAACGGCGACCTTCGCCGTAGCGCCATCAAGCAGGCGGCGAGCGGACGCTTCGGAGTGACGAGCGAGTACCTCGTCAACGCCGACGACATCCAGATCAAGATGGCGCAGGGCGCCAAGCCCGGCGAAGGCGGCCAGTTGCCCGGCCACAAGGTGTATCCGTGGATCGCCGAGACCCGGCACTCCACACCCGGCGTCGGGCTCATCTCGCCTCCGCCCCACCACGACATCTATTCGATCGAGGATCTCGCCCAGCTGATCCACGATCTGAAGAACGCGAATCCGAAGGCCCGGATCCACGTCAAGCTCGTCGCCGAGGTCGGCGTCGGCACCGTCGCCGCGGGCGTCTCCAAGGCCCACGCCGATGTCGTCCTGATCTCCGGGCACGACGGCGGGACCGGTGCCTCCCCGCAGACCTCGATCAAGCACGCGGGCGGACCCTGGGAACTCGGCCTCGCCGAGACCCAGCAGACGCTGTTGCTCAACGACCTCCGCGACCGGATCGTGGTCCAATGCGACGGCCAGCTCAAGACCGGCCGTGATGTGATGATCGCGGCGCTGCTCGGTGCCGAGGAGTTCGGATTCGCCACGGCGCCGCTCGTCGTCATGGGCTGTGTGATGATGCGGGTCTGCCACCTCGACACCTGCCCGGTGGGCGTCGCGACCCAGAACCCCGAGCTGCGAGCGAAGTTCTCCGGAACTCCGGAGTTCGTGGTCAACTTCTTCGAGTTCATCGCCGAGGAAGTCCGCGAGCTGATGGCCGAGCTCGGCTTCCGCAACCTCGACGAGGCCATCGGTCAGGTCGAGGCGCTCGACGTGACCGATGCCGTCGAGCACTGGAAGGCCGACGGACTCGATCTGTCGCCGATCCTGTTCCTTCCCGAGATCGCCCGGGAGTCGCGTCGACACCAGTGGAAAGACCAGGACCACGGTCTCGAACGGGCCCTCGATCAGACGCTCATCCAGCTCGCCGAGGGTGCGCTCACCGACGGTCGTCCGGTGACGATCGACATCCCGATCCGCAATGTGAACCGCACCGTCGGCACCCTCCTCGGCTTCGAGGTCACCACGAGGCACGGTGGTGCCGGCCTGCCGAACGACACGATCGTCGTGAACTTCACCGGCTCGGCCGGCAACAGCTTCGGTGCGTTCCTGCCACGCGGGATCACGCTGCGACTGAGCGGCGACGCCAACGACTATGTGGGCAAGGGTCTGTCCGGCGGCCGCATCGTCGTGCGTCCGTCCGACGACGCGCGGTTCCTCGCCGAGGAGAACGTCATCGCGGGCAACGTGATCCTCTACGGCGCCACCGGGGGAGAGGCCTTCCTGCGCGGGGTCGTCGGCGAACGCTTCTGTGTCCGCAACTCCGGCGCGATCGCCGTCGTCGAGGCGGTCGGCGACCACGGATGCGAGTACATGACCGGCGGTCGAGCCGTCATTCTCGGCCCGACCGGACGCAACTTCGCCGCCGGCATGAGCGGCGGCATCGCCTACGTCCACGATCCCGATGGGGTCTTCCCCGCACGGGTCAACCACGAGATGGTCGATCTCGAAACCCTCGACGACGAGGACCTCGCGTGGCTGCGCGACCGGGTGGAGAAGCACCGTCACGAGACCGGCAGCGAGGTGGCGGCCCGGATCCTGGCCGACTGGGGCACCACGGCCGGCGAGTTCGTGAAGGTGATGCCCACCGACTACCGCCGGGTGCTCGAGGCCGCCGCTGCAGCCCGTGAGGCCGGAGAAGACGAAACCGAGGCGATCATGGCCGCCTCGCGAGGCTGA
- a CDS encoding DUF742 domain-containing protein codes for MTDQPRDSRLRVRPYALTGGRVRSSTELALETIVRVTPRGDDGAADLPTESRRILEVCAEPTSIAEVSAHLHLPLGVARVLVGDLVTDGLLDSHANPASGQEGSRPDLRLLERVLDGLQAL; via the coding sequence ATGACCGACCAGCCCCGCGACAGCCGGCTGCGCGTACGCCCGTACGCGTTGACCGGCGGACGAGTCCGATCGTCGACCGAGCTCGCGCTCGAGACGATCGTGCGCGTCACGCCCCGGGGCGACGACGGTGCCGCCGATCTGCCGACCGAGAGTCGCCGGATCCTCGAGGTGTGCGCCGAGCCCACGTCCATTGCCGAGGTGTCCGCGCACCTCCATCTCCCCCTAGGGGTCGCCCGCGTGCTCGTGGGCGACCTGGTCACCGACGGGCTCCTCGATTCCCATGCCAACCCGGCATCGGGTCAAGAGGGTTCCCGCCCCGACCTCCGACTCCTCGAAAGGGTCCTCGATGGTCTTCAAGCGCTCTGA